The Desulfovibrio subterraneus genome has a segment encoding these proteins:
- a CDS encoding flagellar hook protein FlgE, giving the protein MSISGSMYAGISGLTVHSQAMSVIGNNLANSSTIGYKSATTQFEDVFYSTVSTSNGLSQVGHGATVASIYQSFSQGSYESSTSDTAVAIGGNGFFMVNNPNTGERYYTRAGNFQFDQYGYLVDAHGYRVQGWDAASTKANGVVQTQGALSSLQLTSYQSPPSATSSVFLSVNLNKAAEDKNNDAADPFFSVFNDWDGQAESPMGDSQYSYQTTMTVYDEAGTAHELTVYFDKVSDDAVASQAGGSQVWEYVVTCDPADDGRIIDGQKLNTTSAAGLLMTGTLTFNSSGIMQGMTAFTLGSTATGDLHDLANWTPAEFSEDGYPVFTANFSGSPNASTPDATAAHNIELNLGLRNEGTGWAAGMVSNAAAIGNNFSAIDTFDSPELIAGASTAYASASSTYDQSQDGYATGYLQGIEVSRDGVISGQYSNGQIVDLFVLGLADFNNPQGLILQGGTLYTEGSDSGSARIGRANSSSYGTIASNTLEQSNVDMSTEMVRLITTQRGYSANAKIITTADSMLQEAISLKR; this is encoded by the coding sequence ATGAGCATCAGCGGTTCCATGTACGCGGGCATCTCCGGCCTGACGGTACACAGTCAGGCTATGTCGGTCATAGGCAACAACCTCGCGAACTCCAGCACCATCGGCTACAAATCGGCCACCACACAGTTCGAGGACGTGTTCTACTCCACCGTTTCCACGTCCAACGGACTCAGCCAGGTTGGTCACGGCGCGACTGTGGCGTCCATTTACCAGAGTTTCTCGCAGGGCTCGTATGAGTCCTCTACCAGCGATACGGCTGTGGCCATCGGCGGCAACGGCTTCTTCATGGTCAACAACCCCAACACGGGCGAGCGGTATTACACCCGTGCGGGCAACTTCCAGTTCGACCAGTACGGCTACCTTGTTGATGCACACGGTTATCGTGTGCAGGGCTGGGATGCGGCCTCCACCAAGGCCAACGGCGTGGTGCAGACACAGGGCGCGCTCTCGTCGCTGCAGCTTACCTCATACCAGTCGCCGCCCTCGGCCACGTCTTCGGTCTTCCTGTCCGTCAACCTGAACAAGGCTGCCGAAGACAAGAACAACGATGCCGCCGATCCGTTCTTCTCCGTCTTCAACGACTGGGACGGACAGGCAGAGAGCCCCATGGGCGACAGCCAGTACAGCTACCAGACCACCATGACTGTCTATGACGAAGCCGGAACAGCCCATGAGCTGACTGTATACTTCGACAAGGTCAGCGATGATGCCGTGGCAAGCCAGGCCGGTGGCTCGCAGGTATGGGAATATGTGGTCACCTGCGACCCCGCCGACGACGGCCGTATCATCGACGGCCAGAAGCTCAACACCACGTCTGCAGCAGGCCTGCTCATGACCGGCACGCTCACCTTCAATTCTTCCGGCATCATGCAGGGCATGACGGCGTTCACCCTCGGCTCCACTGCCACGGGCGATCTGCACGACCTTGCCAACTGGACACCGGCAGAGTTCTCGGAAGACGGCTACCCCGTTTTCACGGCCAACTTCTCCGGTTCGCCCAATGCGAGCACCCCGGATGCCACCGCCGCCCACAACATTGAACTCAATCTGGGCCTGCGGAACGAAGGCACCGGCTGGGCCGCCGGCATGGTGTCCAACGCCGCCGCCATAGGCAACAACTTCAGCGCCATCGACACCTTCGACTCGCCGGAACTGATTGCCGGAGCCAGCACCGCATACGCATCCGCCTCTTCCACCTATGACCAGAGTCAGGACGGCTATGCCACCGGCTACCTGCAGGGCATAGAGGTCAGCCGCGACGGCGTTATCAGCGGCCAGTACTCAAACGGGCAGATCGTTGACCTGTTCGTGCTGGGCCTTGCGGACTTCAACAACCCGCAGGGGCTCATCCTGCAAGGCGGCACCCTGTATACGGAAGGCTCCGATTCCGGCTCCGCCCGTATCGGCAGGGCCAACTCGTCCAGCTACGGCACCATTGCCTCCAACACGCTGGAACAATCCAACGTGGACATGTCCACCGAGATGGTCCGCCTCATCACCACGCAGCGCGGGTACTCGGCCAACGCCAAGATCATCACCACGGCCGACTCCATGCTGCAGGAAGCCATCTCCCTCAAACGATAA
- a CDS encoding flagellar hook assembly protein FlgD — protein MSYIDATTYNNASYAATTESASSELGQADFLTLLLAQMQNQDPLNPVEDAEMIAELAQFSSLEELQTMNESMTSAISALSMLTVNSAVSYIGKEIVAAGYSISKSDSGCTDVYLTPASDCESIKAHIYNEDGDVVATVDLGSAEGGEETTFTWNGLKTNGSKAANGTYTVGFEAYDADGESVYVASEVSGTVTGISSSNGTTVLELGDGRTVELMYVSKIVGSSGSSDSGSGSSDSEDSETLQ, from the coding sequence ATGTCATACATTGACGCAACAACATACAACAATGCGTCATACGCAGCCACTACGGAAAGCGCTTCTTCAGAGCTTGGGCAGGCAGATTTCCTGACCCTGCTGCTGGCGCAGATGCAGAATCAGGACCCCCTGAACCCCGTAGAGGATGCCGAAATGATTGCGGAGCTCGCCCAGTTCTCCAGCCTTGAAGAGCTGCAGACCATGAACGAGAGCATGACCTCCGCCATCAGCGCCCTGAGCATGCTCACTGTGAACAGTGCAGTGTCTTACATCGGCAAGGAAATCGTTGCCGCGGGCTACTCCATTTCCAAGAGCGACTCGGGCTGCACAGACGTCTACCTCACTCCCGCCAGCGACTGCGAATCGATCAAGGCGCACATCTACAACGAAGACGGCGACGTGGTTGCCACTGTGGACCTCGGCTCCGCTGAAGGCGGCGAAGAAACCACCTTCACGTGGAACGGGCTCAAGACCAACGGCAGCAAGGCCGCCAACGGCACCTACACCGTGGGCTTTGAAGCCTACGACGCCGACGGCGAAAGCGTCTACGTGGCCTCTGAGGTTTCCGGCACCGTAACAGGCATCTCCAGCTCCAACGGCACCACGGTGCTTGAACTGGGCGACGGCCGCACTGTCGAGCTCATGTACGTCAGCAAGATTGTCGGCTCCTCCGGTTCGTCAGATTCCGGCTCAGGCTCCTCAGATTCGGAAGATTCCGAAACCCTTCAGTAA
- a CDS encoding zf-HC2 domain-containing protein, with protein sequence MKNKHSLYDSGIEMWGGSMDEGLSRNSTFCPGYNDVAGYIDKMLPAKLRKSFENHMAACRDCRTDILELRICIRETM encoded by the coding sequence ATGAAGAACAAGCACTCTCTTTATGATTCCGGAATTGAAATGTGGGGCGGGTCCATGGATGAAGGATTATCCAGAAATTCAACTTTTTGCCCCGGCTACAACGATGTAGCCGGTTACATTGACAAAATGCTCCCTGCAAAACTCAGAAAAAGTTTTGAAAATCACATGGCGGCATGCCGAGACTGCAGAACAGACATTCTCGAACTGCGCATCTGCATTCGGGAAACAATGTAG